A window of the Microtus pennsylvanicus isolate mMicPen1 chromosome 4, mMicPen1.hap1, whole genome shotgun sequence genome harbors these coding sequences:
- the LOC142848842 gene encoding histone H1.3-like, giving the protein MSETAPAAPAAPAPVEKTPVKKKAKKTGAAAGKRKASGPPVSELITKAVAASKERSGVSLVALKKALAAAGYDVEKNNSRIKLGLKSLVSKGTLVQTKGTGASGSFKINKKAASGESKPKAKKTGAAKAKKPAGAAKKPKKATGAATPKKAAKKTPKKAKKPAAAAGAKKVAKSPKKVKAAKPKKAAKSPAKAKAPKPKATKPKAAKPKATKAKKAAPRKK; this is encoded by the coding sequence ATGTCTGAGACCGCTCCTGCAGCGCCTGCTGCTCCCGCACCTGTGGAGAAGACACCTGTGAAGAAGAAGGCGAAGAAGACCGGCGCCGCTGCTGGGAAGCGCAAGGCGTCCGGACCCCCGGTGTCCGAGCTCATCACCAAAGCTGTGGCCGCCTCCAAGGAGCGCAGCGGCGTGTCCCTGGTCGCGCTCAAGAAGGCGCTGGCGGCCGCCGGCTACGATGTGGAGAAGAACAACAGCCGCATCAAGCTGGGGCTCAAGAGCTTGGTGAGCAAGGGCACCCTGGTGCAGACCAAGGGCACCGGCGCCTCCGGCTCCTTCAAGATCAACAAGAAGGCGGCTTCCGGCGAGTCCAAGCCCAAAGCCAAGAAGACCGGGGCTGCCAAGGCTAAGAAGCCCGCGGGCGCAGCCAAGAAGCCCAAAAAGGCGACTGGTGCTGCCACACCCAAGAAGGCCGCCAAGAAGACCCCGAAGAAGGCCAAGAAGCCCGCGGCTGCTGCAGGCGCGAAGAAAGTTGCCAAGAGCCCGAAAAAGGTGAAGGCAGCTAAGCCCAAGAAAGCAGCCAAGAGTCCAGCAAAAGCCAAAGCCCCCAAACCTAAGGCCACCAAGCCAAAGGCGGCCAAGCCAAAGGCCACCAAGGCAAAGAAGGCCGCCCCCCGCAAGAAGTAA
- the LOC142848843 gene encoding histone H4, with amino-acid sequence MSGRGKGGKGLGKGGAKRHRKVLRDNIQGITKPAIRRLARRGGVKRISGLIYEETRGVLKVFLENVIRDAVTYTEHAKRKTVTAMDVVYALKRQGRTLYGFGG; translated from the coding sequence ATGTCTGGTCGCGGCAAAGGCGGGAAAGGCCTGGGCAAAGGAGGCGCCAAGCGCCACCGCAAGGTCCTGCGCGACAACATCCAGGGCATCACCAAGCCCGCCATCCGCCGCCTGGCCCGGCGCGGAGGAGTCAAGCGCATCTCCGGCCTCATCTACGAGGAGACCCGCGGGGTGCTGAAGGTGTTCCTGGAGAACGTGATCCGCGACGCGGTCACCTACACGGAGCACGCCAAGCGCAAGACCGTCACCGCCATGGACGTGGTCTACGCGCTCAAGCGCCAGGGCCGCACCCTATATGGCTTCGGCGGCTGA